From a single Rhodococcus qingshengii JCM 15477 genomic region:
- a CDS encoding amidohydrolase family protein — MSNLIDIHTHYVPNGWPDLTEDAGPQAPWLKVESETEAMIMMGTKEFRRIQSDAWDAEVRLRDMDADGVQTQVVSPTPAFFNYGRSGEQASRIARIFNDLALEIVEPAKDRLIPFCQVPLQDTDAACRELERCIANGHRGVEIGNHVGDLDLDSEGVVTFLQHCASLDVPVFVHPWDMANSPRLDRWMAQWLTAMPAETHLSILALILGGVFDKIDDRLKIGFAHGGGSFAFWLGRMENAWHGRNDIIGTSQFPPSHYLGRFYVDSVVFDERALRLLVDTVGVDRVMVGSDYPYPLGERPVGEVVRKSEFLDDTARQLISRGNAERFLGLV; from the coding sequence GACATCCACACCCACTACGTGCCCAACGGGTGGCCGGATCTGACCGAAGACGCGGGGCCGCAAGCGCCGTGGCTGAAGGTCGAGTCGGAAACCGAAGCAATGATCATGATGGGCACCAAGGAGTTCCGTCGCATCCAGTCCGATGCCTGGGACGCCGAGGTGCGGCTTCGGGACATGGATGCCGACGGAGTGCAGACTCAGGTCGTCTCACCTACTCCGGCGTTCTTCAACTATGGCCGGAGCGGTGAGCAGGCAAGTCGCATTGCACGGATCTTCAACGACCTCGCACTCGAGATCGTGGAGCCGGCGAAGGATCGGTTGATTCCGTTCTGCCAGGTGCCTCTGCAAGACACCGACGCAGCGTGCCGTGAGTTGGAGCGGTGCATCGCGAACGGGCACCGCGGTGTCGAGATCGGCAATCATGTCGGCGATCTGGACCTCGACAGCGAGGGCGTGGTGACGTTCCTGCAGCACTGCGCGTCGCTGGACGTGCCGGTATTCGTGCACCCGTGGGACATGGCCAACTCTCCGCGCCTCGATCGCTGGATGGCGCAGTGGCTCACTGCGATGCCGGCCGAAACGCACCTGTCGATACTCGCACTGATTCTCGGTGGGGTGTTCGACAAGATCGACGATCGTCTCAAGATCGGATTTGCGCACGGTGGTGGATCTTTCGCGTTCTGGTTGGGCCGGATGGAAAACGCCTGGCACGGCCGCAACGACATTATCGGTACGTCGCAGTTCCCGCCTTCGCACTACCTGGGAAGGTTCTACGTGGATTCCGTCGTCTTCGACGAGCGTGCGCTGCGACTGTTGGTGGACACGGTGGGGGTGGACCGTGTGATGGTGGGTAGTGATTACCCGTACCCCTTGGGGGAGCGTCCGGTCGGTGAGGTGGTTCGCAAGAGTGAGTTCTTGGACGATACTGCGCGCCAACTGATTTCGCGGGGGAATGCCGAACGTTTCCTGGGTCTCGTCTGA
- a CDS encoding MFS transporter codes for MSDKISNSTTSDGKPLPEKAARSRVAMATLAGTTLEWYDFFLYGTAAALIFNKQFFPSLSPTAGTLAAFSTFAVGFIARPVGGLVFGHFGDRIGRKATLVVSLVMMGIGSTLIGLIPNYDSIGFWAPVLLVAMRVVQGIGLGGEGAGATLMSMEHAPAGQKNLYAGFPQMGTPAGLVLANGIFLTTNAVMSDSAFASWGWRIPFLLSFVLVAIGLVIRLRVTESPSFAGIMEKGEIVRFPLRESLKVGFPRLSLTLAACLANSAVAYAFMVFTLSYGTQHLGYDKQFLVLSVTAAAVLWFLSIPFWTKIADKYGRRHMFIGGSAAILLWCIVFFPLLNTENKMVAVIAFLGMGLIVPVTHCVQGSIIADTFPAKVRYSGSSLILQSGAILGGGLAPMIATALLDATGSSVGVTWYLAGVCTISLVGAIALFKIVPDSSRGLEHEEIRVSENA; via the coding sequence ATGTCAGACAAGATATCCAACAGCACTACGAGCGACGGAAAGCCGTTGCCGGAGAAAGCGGCCCGTAGCCGAGTTGCCATGGCAACCCTGGCCGGCACAACTCTCGAATGGTACGACTTCTTCCTCTACGGCACAGCCGCCGCGTTGATCTTCAACAAACAATTCTTCCCGAGCCTGAGCCCCACGGCCGGCACGCTGGCTGCCTTCAGCACCTTCGCCGTCGGGTTCATTGCACGGCCGGTGGGTGGACTCGTGTTCGGGCACTTCGGTGACCGGATCGGGCGCAAGGCCACGCTCGTGGTCTCATTGGTGATGATGGGCATCGGGTCCACACTCATCGGCCTCATCCCGAACTACGACTCCATCGGTTTCTGGGCGCCCGTCCTCCTGGTGGCGATGCGCGTCGTTCAGGGCATCGGTCTGGGCGGTGAAGGCGCCGGCGCGACACTCATGTCGATGGAGCACGCGCCGGCGGGGCAGAAGAATCTCTATGCAGGTTTCCCTCAGATGGGCACACCCGCCGGACTGGTTCTCGCCAACGGCATCTTCCTGACGACCAACGCCGTGATGTCGGACTCGGCATTCGCTTCGTGGGGTTGGCGAATCCCGTTCCTGCTCAGCTTCGTTCTGGTGGCGATCGGTCTGGTGATTCGCCTGCGCGTCACCGAGTCGCCGTCATTCGCCGGGATCATGGAGAAGGGCGAAATAGTCCGCTTCCCGCTGCGTGAGTCGCTCAAGGTCGGCTTCCCCCGTTTGTCTCTCACGCTTGCCGCGTGCTTGGCGAACTCCGCCGTGGCGTACGCCTTCATGGTGTTCACCCTGTCGTACGGAACTCAACATCTGGGCTACGACAAGCAATTCCTGGTGCTCAGCGTGACCGCGGCAGCAGTCCTGTGGTTCCTTTCCATCCCGTTCTGGACAAAGATCGCCGACAAGTACGGGCGTCGGCACATGTTCATCGGCGGATCAGCTGCAATCCTGTTGTGGTGCATCGTGTTCTTCCCGCTCCTCAACACCGAGAACAAAATGGTCGCCGTCATCGCGTTCCTGGGCATGGGCCTGATCGTTCCGGTCACACATTGTGTCCAGGGCAGCATCATCGCCGATACCTTCCCGGCCAAGGTCCGCTATTCCGGCTCGTCTCTGATCCTCCAGAGCGGTGCAATTCTCGGCGGTGGACTGGCACCGATGATCGCCACGGCTCTGCTCGACGCCACCGGATCTTCGGTCGGTGTGACCTGGTATCTCGCCGGGGTGTGCACGATCAGCCTGGTCGGCGCCATCGCACTGTTCAAGATTGTCCCCGATTCGTCGCGGGGCTTGGAGCACGAGGAGATTCGCGTCTCCGAAAACGCCTGA